Proteins encoded by one window of Bacillus sp. DTU_2020_1000418_1_SI_GHA_SEK_038:
- a CDS encoding GspE/PulE family protein, translated as MKQIRKRLGDLLVYAGLITEDQLLLTLKEKSDGQKLGDALLQRGYITEQQLIEVLEFQLGIPHISLYRYPFDTKLFNIIPKETAKRQLLIPLKKDGDKLFVAMADPMDFFAIDDLRLSTGFQIETAIATKDDILRAINKYYDIDEGFEELLVDNQPTEMVQEEKITDQDSPIVKLVNQILSTAVAMKASDIHIDPQETKVVVRYRIDGVLRVERVLPKHMQSVLTARIKIIANLDITEHRVPQDGRIKVNLDFHPVDLRVSTLPTVFGEKIVMRILDLGSSLNDINKLGFNKLNLKRFMEMIEKPTGIVLLTGPTGSGKSSTLYAALNQLNSEEVNIITIEDPVEYQLEGVNQIQVNSNIGMTFAAGLRSILRQDPNIIMVGEIRDKETVEVAIRASLTGHLVLSTLHTNDSIGTITRLMDMGVEPFLVASSLSGIVAQRLVRRICRDCAEENAPSKREIEIFAKRGMSVDKITRGRGCSSCNMTGYKGRIAIHEVLVVSDDIRRTIMNGDSITKLRELAIKNKTIFLIDDGLLKVKQGLTTTEEVLRVAILE; from the coding sequence ATGAAACAAATTCGGAAGCGGCTTGGAGATTTACTTGTATATGCTGGTCTTATTACAGAAGATCAGCTCCTTCTGACTTTAAAGGAAAAAAGTGATGGACAAAAGCTTGGGGATGCCTTGCTTCAAAGGGGATACATAACAGAGCAGCAGCTTATTGAAGTACTTGAATTCCAGCTTGGTATTCCACATATTAGCTTGTACCGGTATCCTTTTGATACAAAGCTATTCAATATTATTCCGAAAGAAACAGCAAAACGCCAGCTTCTTATTCCATTAAAAAAAGATGGGGACAAGCTGTTTGTCGCGATGGCAGACCCGATGGATTTTTTTGCAATTGATGATCTGCGTCTATCAACTGGCTTTCAAATTGAGACTGCGATTGCTACGAAAGACGATATTTTAAGAGCCATTAATAAGTATTATGACATTGATGAAGGCTTTGAAGAGTTACTAGTTGATAATCAGCCAACTGAGATGGTTCAAGAAGAGAAAATTACTGATCAGGATTCACCAATAGTGAAATTAGTGAATCAAATTTTGTCGACTGCAGTAGCGATGAAGGCAAGTGATATTCATATTGATCCGCAAGAAACGAAGGTTGTTGTCCGCTACAGAATAGATGGTGTACTAAGGGTTGAACGGGTTTTACCGAAGCATATGCAGAGTGTGCTAACTGCTAGAATTAAGATAATCGCAAACTTGGACATCACCGAGCACCGCGTCCCACAGGATGGGAGAATTAAAGTCAATCTTGATTTTCACCCTGTAGATTTGCGTGTTTCGACACTGCCCACTGTTTTTGGGGAAAAAATTGTTATGCGGATTCTTGATTTAGGCAGTTCTTTAAATGATATTAATAAGCTTGGTTTCAATAAATTAAACTTAAAAAGATTTATGGAGATGATCGAAAAGCCTACTGGAATTGTACTGTTAACAGGCCCTACAGGTTCTGGGAAATCATCGACTTTATATGCGGCATTAAATCAGTTAAATAGTGAAGAAGTGAATATTATTACGATTGAAGACCCAGTTGAGTACCAGCTTGAGGGCGTAAATCAAATTCAAGTAAATTCCAATATCGGGATGACATTCGCAGCAGGATTGCGATCTATTCTACGCCAAGACCCAAATATTATTATGGTCGGTGAGATTCGGGATAAGGAAACAGTGGAAGTCGCCATTCGAGCTTCCCTTACAGGGCATCTAGTATTGAGTACCCTCCATACGAACGATTCTATTGGTACAATTACTAGATTAATGGATATGGGAGTTGAGCCATTTCTAGTTGCCTCGTCTCTTAGCGGAATTGTCGCTCAAAGGCTTGTTAGAAGAATTTGCCGAGATTGTGCAGAGGAAAATGCACCTTCTAAACGAGAAATAGAGATTTTTGCAAAAAGAGGGATGAGTGTAGACAAAATCACGCGCGGGCGCGGCTGCTCATCTTGTAATATGACGGGCTACAAGGGCAGGATTGCTATTCATGAGGTACTTGTCGT